A region of the Paraburkholderia flava genome:
AACGGTAAAGGCTCGACCTGCGCGATCCTCGAATCGATCCTGCTGCGCGCGGGCTATACCGTCGGCTGCCATACGTCGCCGCATCTGCTCGAGTTCAACGAGCGCGCGCGCATCAACGGCGTGGATGCGACCGATGCCGAACTACTGCCGCATTTCGAAGCCGTCGAAGCCGCGCGCAGCAGCTTCGCCGAGCCGGTTTCCCTGACCTACTTCGAGTTCACGACGCTCGCGATCATGCATCTGTTCGCCGCGCGCGGACTCGACGCGGTGATCTTCGAAGTGGGCCTCGGCGGCCGGCTCGATGCAGTCAATATCCTCGATACCGATTGCGCGATCATCACCAGCATCGACATCGATCACACCGAGTATCTCGGCGATACGCGCGAGAAAATCGCGTTCGAGAAAGCGGGCATCTTCCGCGCCGGCAAGCCCGCGATCTGCGCGGACCCGCTGCCGCCGCAAACGCTGATCGATCACGCGGAGCAGATCGGCGCCGAACTGTGGCTGTTCGGCCGCGATTTCCGCTACGAAGGGCAGGCCGGCAGCGAGCGCCAGCAATGGAGCTATGTCGGACCGACGATGCGGCGCTCCGCGCTCGCGTACCCGGCGCTGCGCGGCGCGAATCAGCTGATCAATACGTCGGCGGCGCTGGCCGGCCTGGAGGCGCTGCGCGACCGTCTGCCGGTGTCCGCGCAGGACATTCGCCTCGGGCTCGCGAACGTCGAACTGGCCGGCCGTTTCCAGGTGTTGCCGGGCAAGCCGGCGATCGTGCTCGACGTCGGCCACAATCCGCACGCAGCGGCCGTGCTCGCGCAGAATCTCGGCAACATGGGCTTTTTTCCGTACACGTATGCAGTGTTCGGTTCGATGCGCGACAAGGACATCGCCGGTGTGCTGGAGCACGTGAAGGGCGAAATCGATCACTGGTGCGTGACCGATCTGCCGACGCCCCGTGCGGCCTCCGCAGACGATCTCGAAGCCGCGCTGCGCGATGCCGGTGTGGTCGATGGGCCGGATGGCGGCGTGACGCGTCATCTATCGCCTGCGGAAGCGTTCCAGGACGCACTAAAACGCGCGTCCGACAATGATAGAATCGTGGTTTTCGGAAGTTTCTATACGGTAGCGGGTGTGATGGCCTATCGTAAATCGCAGCACCACTGAACGCGCGGAAGCCTAGACCAAGCCATTCATGGGAATTTTCTCGTTCGGCAAGAAAGACGATGCGCCCACCCGGCGCAGCGCACCATCCGGTTCCGGCCGGAGCACCCGCAGCGAATCTCCGCGGGGAACCGAACGGCGCACCCGCCGCACGGAGCGGTCCGGCGACGCCGACGCGATGTTGCTCGACCCGACCTTGCCCGAAAAGCAGCGCGCCCGTCGGCGCCTCGTCGGTGCAATCGCGCTGGTCGTCGCGGCGGTCGTGATCCTGCCGATGGTGCTCGACTCGCACCCGAAGCCCGTCACCGACGACATCTCAATCGACATCCCGAATCGCCCGGTCCCGAAGGCCAGCACCGCGCCTGACGATACCCAGGCAGGTGTCGCCCCCGACAATCCGGCAACCACCGATGCAGGCCTCGCCGCATCCGGCCTCGCATCGGCAGGCGGCGCATCGCAAAGCACGGCCGATACGACGCCCACTGCGCCGGCCACGACCACACGATCACAAGTGCACGCGAGCGCAAAGCCGGACACGCCGGCCGCGACAGCGAACACCACGCACAGCGCTACGAACAACGCTCAAACCAGCACGAAACCGAAGCCCGCACAGCAGACCGCCGACAACACACCGGCCGCAGGCGCCGACGCCGATTCGGGCACGCCCGCGTCGCCGCCCGGCGGCCGCTTCCAGGTGCAGCTCGGCTCGTTCCGGGACGAAGCGAGCGCAAAGAGTTGGGCCACCAAATTGAAAGCGGCGGGAGTGTCCGCATATACCGAACGTCGCAAGCTGGCAGACGGCACGAGCCGGACCATGCTGCTCGCGGGTCCGTTCCCGGATCGCGCGGCGGCGTCGGCGGCGATCGCGAAGGTGCGCGGCGCGGGGCTGACGTCGGGCGCCAACGGCGGCGCACAGTAATCCGGCGATGTTCACCGCATTCGACTACGCTGTAATGGCGGTGATCGGGTTGTCGGCGCTGCGGGGCACGTGGCGCGGCTTCCTGTCCGAGATTTTCGGACTGATCGGCTGGGTGGCGGCGTTTTTTATCGCGTGCCGTTTCGTCGGTTATGTCGTGCCGTGGATTCCGGCCACGTGGCCGGGCGGTGCGCTGACCCAGTGGCTGATCGCGTTTGCCGCGATCGTCGTCGGGGTTGTGCTGGTGGCCGGGGTGTTGAATGCGCTGCTGAGCCGTATCGTGCAGGCAAGCGGCCTGAGCGGCGTGGACCGCTCGCTCGGCCTGTTGTTCGGCCTCGTACGCGGGGTCGTGCTGGTGCTGCTGCTGGTCGCCCTCTCGGGCTTGACCGAGCTGCCCCAGCAGGAATTCTGGCGCAATGCGCTGCTGCGGCCCTACGCCGAGCAGGGCGTGCGCGAACTGAGACCACTGCTTCCGGCGCCGCTAGCCGCCTACGTCCGCGTTTGACCCGTCGGTCACGCGAATGAAACCGGTGCGGCCCGCCGGGCAGACACGCAGAACCCCGGCGCGATCCGGGTGCCGCCAGGCACCGGCCGCCGTTACGGATTTCGTACCTTTGAAGGACATGCCATGTGCGGCATCGTAGGCGTAGTTTCCCGCTCCCCCGTCAACCAGCTGATCTATGACAGCCTGCTGCTTCTGCAGCATCGCGGCCAGGACGCAGCCGGCATCGCGACGGCGAACGGCAGCAATTTCCACATGCACAAGGCCAACGGCATGGTGCGCGACGTGTTCCGCACGCGCAACATGCGCAGCCTGCCGGGTACCACCGGCATCGGCCAGGTGCGCTACCCGACCGCAGGTTCCGCGTCGAGCGAAGAAGAGGCCCAGCCGTTCTACGTGAACGCGCCGTTCGGCATCATCCTCGCGCACAACGGCAACCTGACCAACTGGCCGCAGCTGAAGGAAGAGATGTTCCGCGTCGACCGGCGGCACATCAACACCAATTCCGACACCGAGGTGCTGCTCAACGTGCTCGCGCACGAACTGCAGCTGTCCAGCTCGGGTCTGCAGCTCGATCCGGATGCGGTCTTCAAGGCCGTGAGCGGTGTGCACAAGCGCGTGAAGGGGTCGTACGCGATCGTGTCGCTGATCGCGGGCTACGGGCTGCTCGCATTCCGCGATCCGTTCGGGATCCGGCCGCTGTGCCTCGGCAAGCTCGAGACGGCAGAAGGCGTCGAGTGGATCGTGGCGTCGGAGTCGGTGGCGATCGAAGGGATCGGCTTCGAGTTCGTGCGCGACGTGGCGCCGGGCGAAGCGATCTTCATCGATCTCGAAGGCAACCTGTACTCGCAGCAGTGCGCGACGAATCCGAGCCTGAACCCGTGCATCTTCGAACTCGTGTATCTCGCGCGGCCCGACTCGGTGCTTGATGGCGTGCCGGTCTACAACGCGCGTCTGCGGATGGGCGATTACCTCGCCGAAAAAATTATGCGCGTGCTGCCGAAGGACGTGAAGATCGACGTCGTGATGCCGATTCCCGATTCGTCGCGGCCCGCCGCGATGCAGGTCGCGGCGAAGCTCGGCGTCGAGTATCGCGAAGGCTTCTTCAAGAACCGCTATGTCGGCCGGACCTTCATCATGCCGGGCCAGGCGGTACGCAAGAAGTCGGTGCGGCAGAAGCTGAACGCGATGGGCATCGAGTTCAAGGGCAAGAATGTGCTGATCGTCGACGATTCGATCGTGCGCGGCACGACGTCGCACGAGATCGTGCAGATGGCGCGCAGCGCCGGCGCGAACAAGGTGATCTTCGCTTCGGCGGCGCCGCCGGTGAAATTCCCGAACGTGTACGGCATC
Encoded here:
- a CDS encoding CvpA family protein codes for the protein MFTAFDYAVMAVIGLSALRGTWRGFLSEIFGLIGWVAAFFIACRFVGYVVPWIPATWPGGALTQWLIAFAAIVVGVVLVAGVLNALLSRIVQASGLSGVDRSLGLLFGLVRGVVLVLLLVALSGLTELPQQEFWRNALLRPYAEQGVRELRPLLPAPLAAYVRV
- a CDS encoding SPOR domain-containing protein; this translates as MGIFSFGKKDDAPTRRSAPSGSGRSTRSESPRGTERRTRRTERSGDADAMLLDPTLPEKQRARRRLVGAIALVVAAVVILPMVLDSHPKPVTDDISIDIPNRPVPKASTAPDDTQAGVAPDNPATTDAGLAASGLASAGGASQSTADTTPTAPATTTRSQVHASAKPDTPAATANTTHSATNNAQTSTKPKPAQQTADNTPAAGADADSGTPASPPGGRFQVQLGSFRDEASAKSWATKLKAAGVSAYTERRKLADGTSRTMLLAGPFPDRAAASAAIAKVRGAGLTSGANGGAQ
- the purF gene encoding amidophosphoribosyltransferase translates to MCGIVGVVSRSPVNQLIYDSLLLLQHRGQDAAGIATANGSNFHMHKANGMVRDVFRTRNMRSLPGTTGIGQVRYPTAGSASSEEEAQPFYVNAPFGIILAHNGNLTNWPQLKEEMFRVDRRHINTNSDTEVLLNVLAHELQLSSSGLQLDPDAVFKAVSGVHKRVKGSYAIVSLIAGYGLLAFRDPFGIRPLCLGKLETAEGVEWIVASESVAIEGIGFEFVRDVAPGEAIFIDLEGNLYSQQCATNPSLNPCIFELVYLARPDSVLDGVPVYNARLRMGDYLAEKIMRVLPKDVKIDVVMPIPDSSRPAAMQVAAKLGVEYREGFFKNRYVGRTFIMPGQAVRKKSVRQKLNAMGIEFKGKNVLIVDDSIVRGTTSHEIVQMARSAGANKVIFASAAPPVKFPNVYGIDMPTRGELVAHGHTDEEVARMIGADHLVYQDVDALKQAIRDINPALKEFDASCFDGNYITGDITTEYLDRVELARLAPDALSDRDAASDAIDGGGAARSQLHLQLSVE
- the folC gene encoding bifunctional tetrahydrofolate synthase/dihydrofolate synthase, which codes for MSTSYPSLDAWLTHLESAHPVGIDMGLERISKVRDALQLQFACPIFTVGGTNGKGSTCAILESILLRAGYTVGCHTSPHLLEFNERARINGVDATDAELLPHFEAVEAARSSFAEPVSLTYFEFTTLAIMHLFAARGLDAVIFEVGLGGRLDAVNILDTDCAIITSIDIDHTEYLGDTREKIAFEKAGIFRAGKPAICADPLPPQTLIDHAEQIGAELWLFGRDFRYEGQAGSERQQWSYVGPTMRRSALAYPALRGANQLINTSAALAGLEALRDRLPVSAQDIRLGLANVELAGRFQVLPGKPAIVLDVGHNPHAAAVLAQNLGNMGFFPYTYAVFGSMRDKDIAGVLEHVKGEIDHWCVTDLPTPRAASADDLEAALRDAGVVDGPDGGVTRHLSPAEAFQDALKRASDNDRIVVFGSFYTVAGVMAYRKSQHH